A genomic segment from Janthinobacterium sp. 64 encodes:
- a CDS encoding SDR family oxidoreductase, which translates to MPTALIIGASRGIGHAIVRQYRHDGWRVIATARTQDACDALAQLGAEAHRLDVTDVEGCAGLGWKLDDEKLDVAILNAGVYGPRHDGTPTQEDFDAVMHTNVLAAMRLLPILAPLVGNAKGKLAVLSSHMGSLSERGNPSGSLYRASKAALNSVLIDTSLVHGPQGVSCIAFHPGWVRTDMGGAGADISPEQSAAGIRTTLASLPATDKAVFRNYDGKPIAW; encoded by the coding sequence ATGCCTACCGCATTGATCATCGGCGCCTCGCGCGGCATCGGCCACGCAATCGTCCGTCAATACCGCCACGACGGCTGGCGGGTGATTGCCACGGCGCGCACGCAAGACGCTTGCGACGCCCTCGCGCAACTGGGCGCCGAAGCGCACCGGCTCGACGTGACGGATGTGGAAGGCTGTGCCGGCCTGGGCTGGAAGCTCGACGATGAAAAGCTCGACGTGGCCATCCTCAACGCGGGCGTGTATGGCCCCCGTCACGACGGTACGCCCACGCAAGAAGATTTCGATGCCGTCATGCACACGAACGTGCTGGCGGCCATGCGGCTGCTGCCGATCCTGGCGCCGCTGGTCGGCAATGCCAAAGGCAAGCTGGCTGTGCTGTCCTCGCACATGGGTTCCCTGAGCGAGCGGGGCAACCCCAGCGGTTCGCTGTACCGCGCCAGCAAGGCGGCCTTGAATTCCGTGCTGATCGACACGTCCCTCGTGCATGGCCCGCAAGGCGTCAGCTGCATCGCCTTCCACCCGGGCTGGGTACGCACGGACATGGGCGGCGCCGGCGCCGATATTTCGCCCGAGCAAAGCGCTGCCGGCATCCGCACCACCTTGGCCAGCCTGCCGGCCACGGACAAGGCCGTGTTCCGCAACTACGATGGCAAGCCCATCGCCTGGTAA
- a CDS encoding acyl-CoA dehydrogenase family protein has translation MILNEEQTMIQEALRSFSRERLAPNAARWDKEHHFPKEELQELAALGAFGVAVPEALGGAGLDYVSLALVLEEIAAGDGGTSTIISVNNCPVCSIAMMYANDAQKEQWLRPLAQGAMLGAFCLTEPHTGSDASALRTTATRDGNAYVINGTKQFITSGKYADVAIVMAVTDKAAGKRGISAFWVPTNTPGYIVAGLEQKMGQHSSDTAQILFDNCRIPAENLIGEEGQGYKIALSGLEGGRIGIASQAVGMARAAYEAALQYARERESFGKPIYEHQAVQFRLADMATQIEAARQLIRHAAAMKDAGLPCLKEAAMAKLFASEMAEKVCSDAIQVHGGYGYVSDFPVERIYRDVRVCQIYEGTSDIQKILIARAL, from the coding sequence ATGATACTCAATGAAGAACAAACGATGATCCAGGAAGCGCTGCGCAGTTTTTCGCGCGAGCGCCTGGCGCCCAATGCGGCCCGCTGGGACAAGGAACATCATTTCCCGAAAGAAGAATTGCAGGAACTGGCCGCGCTGGGCGCCTTTGGCGTGGCCGTGCCGGAAGCGCTCGGTGGCGCCGGCCTCGATTACGTGTCGCTGGCCCTGGTGCTGGAAGAAATCGCCGCCGGTGATGGCGGCACCTCGACCATCATTTCCGTGAATAATTGCCCCGTGTGCAGCATCGCCATGATGTACGCCAACGACGCGCAAAAGGAACAATGGCTGCGTCCGCTGGCGCAAGGCGCCATGCTCGGTGCGTTTTGCCTGACGGAACCGCATACGGGCAGCGACGCCTCGGCCCTGCGCACGACGGCCACGCGCGATGGCAATGCATACGTCATCAACGGCACGAAACAATTCATTACCAGCGGCAAGTATGCGGACGTGGCCATCGTCATGGCCGTCACCGACAAGGCAGCCGGCAAGCGCGGCATCAGTGCCTTCTGGGTGCCGACGAACACGCCAGGCTACATTGTGGCGGGACTGGAACAGAAGATGGGCCAGCATTCGTCGGACACGGCGCAAATCCTGTTCGACAATTGCCGCATCCCGGCCGAAAATTTAATCGGTGAAGAAGGACAAGGCTACAAGATCGCCCTGTCCGGCCTGGAAGGCGGACGCATCGGCATCGCCTCGCAAGCCGTGGGCATGGCGCGCGCCGCATATGAGGCAGCCCTGCAGTACGCACGCGAGCGCGAAAGTTTCGGCAAGCCCATCTATGAACACCAGGCCGTGCAATTCCGCCTGGCCGACATGGCCACGCAGATCGAAGCGGCGCGCCAGCTGATACGCCACGCGGCGGCCATGAAGGATGCGGGCTTGCCCTGCCTGAAGGAAGCGGCCATGGCCAAGCTGTTTGCGTCGGAAATGGCGGAAAAAGTGTGCTCGGACGCCATCCAGGTGCATGGCGGCTACGGCTATGTGTCCGACTTCCCCGTCGAGCGCATCTACCGCGACGTGCGCGTGTGCCAGATTTATGAGGGAACCAGCGATATTCAGAAGATTTTGATTGCGCGGGCTTTGTAA